The genomic stretch AACCCCGGCATCGCCTTCCCAGCCGAACCCGGCTTAACCGGCAGTGGCTGAGGACGGTCTTGCGAGGCGAAATCCAAACCCGAGGACGCACTAAGCGCGATCCCAGAAATGGGCGAGCCCGACTCTGACGACCACCAGTTATCTACCACCATGGCACCAGGTGCGCAATGCTTGGCTAGTAGTATCTGATACATTTGCACGATACTAGGTTCGCTCCTCTCGCCCGCCAAGAAAAGCGCTCGAAGCGTCTTCAACGCACCCCTCTTGCCTCTCGCTTCGAAAAACGCATTCTCGCCGTCGTCCCTGCGTATGGCGCGGAGAGCAGTAGGCGCGGTGAACATGGTGGTTACCTTGTAGTCCTCAATGACGCGCCAGAAGGTGCTAGCGTCGGGTGTTCCCACAGGTTTGCCTTCGAACAGGACGGTAGTGGCACCTGCTAGTAGGGGTGCGTAGACGATGTAAGAGTGGCCAACCACCCATCCGATATCGCTGGCGGTGAACATGACATCGCCGGGGCCATGGACTCCGAAGAGGTATTTGATGGACAAGTTTAGACCGACGGCGTGGCCACCTGCTGAGCGAACAACGCCTTTTGGAAGTCCAGTAGTACCGGATGTGTAGATGATGTAGAGTCCATCCCCACTTTTAACAGGTACAGCATCAGCTTTCAACCCTCTGTTCCTCGCGCTTTTGACGAGTCGCTGCCAGTTGCGCTGGCCCTCTTCTTTGAGCACAGGATCCCATCTCAGCTGCTCTCTCTGCCACACAATCGTCTTATCCGGCTTGAAGCTACTCTTGCGAATCGCGCCTTCAATCATAGACTTGTATTCTGCGGGTTTCTTCGCCCCTTCTATGCCGCAAGACGCCGTCATGATGGCAACGGGGCGACTGGCTTCAATCCGTTGGGCTAGTGCTGCAGGCGAGAAACCGCCGAAGACGACGGCGTGGATGGCGCCTAGACGGGCGATTGCCAGCATGGCGAAGACAGCAGCGGGTATCATGGGCATGTAGATCAATACCACATCACCCTTTTTCACTCCTTCTTCTCTTAATACTCCGGCAAGTGTTTCCACTTCTTGTAATAGTTGCGCATATGTGAACTGCTCTTTTTGGCCTGTTACAGGACTGTCCCAGCAGATCGCTACATTACCGCCTCTGCCGTCCGCCACGTGTCGATCCACACAATTGTAAGTTGTAGAGATTTCGCCATCGGCAAACCATTGCCAGTGCGCATGTGTGACATTGCTCTTCTTGAGATGTTTAGTCGTTTTTTCAAATGCTTTGGTGGGCTTCTTGTGCCAGTGCAAGTAGCTGGCCTGGCGCTGCCAGAAGGCTTCTGGGTTGGAGATTGATGAGGCGTAGACTTGGTCTTGGATGTGTGTCTGGGCCATGACTTCGGTTTTGTTTGGACCAGGTGTGTTTTTCCAACTTGTGAGCTTGCGAAGGTATGTCGATTGTGTAAACGCGGGGCGGAGTGGATGATGTCGAATTAATTGAAACTCAAGAGCTCTTGAATCCCCTTTGGCAACAATTGAAACGCGTCCCTCTCCCTTTCCACAGACAAATATCAATGTCAGACCGTCACACGCTCTTATGTACGCCTGCCACGCCGAAATCTAACAATGGTGCGTCAAAAAGCAAACGGTAGGTACAGCATTCGTAGCAGTCAAGCAAAACGAAGTGACTTCTTTTCAGGAGAAATGCATCATCGGCGTCATTTTAAGCACCAAAACTACTCAACGTTGCCGATCGGCCCAAGGGGACTGGGCGAACGTCTGACCTCGGGCATGGAGATGGCTCGGACATGTCATGTTTCCCCGCAAGGCGCTAGCGGGGAAATGGTACTAACGCTTCTTGGATGCCGGCCGGCCGTCGGACTAGACTGGGCGGGCGCGCGGGTTCGACAGCTAGGTGAGTACCTGTGCAGCGCGGGATTGTAGCTAGGTGTTTCGTGCTAGTTTTAGTGCTAGAGGTATAGTGTACGAGCTGAGATGGTAGTCGTACGATTTTGTTGTTTGGGAAAGACGGTAGACTGTTCACTGAAACGAGCTTGGAAAGTGGTCTGAGGTGTTTTTGTAATGCGAAAAGTATACTCGGCTAGTTAGCAACTGTAGGAGTAACTGTTGCATATCTTAGCTAAACGCAGACTTGGTGTGGATTTGTAATGGCAAGGCCACCATACCCATCTCCTTACCCATCATACCAATGACGTATGTACATAGATCCACGacacaaccacaaccacaaccacaaaCCCCTCCAACCTAACACACATATCCACCCTCAATCTCATCCGTCCGACCACACCATTACCAAAACATATCCTCCAAACACAAAATAAAACTTACAAATCACAACCCTATCAACCATGACCCTCCAACCCACCCCCCGCGCCCTCCTCTTCGACGTCTTCGGCACCTGCGTCAACTGGCGCAACTCCGTAACAGCCGCCCTCCAAACACTCGCCCACGCCTCCCTCAACTCAGCCACTGCATCCCTAGCCTCGACGTTGCGTCTGCGGGCGTCCTCAATGACTCCAGCAGATTGGGCCTTATTCGCTCAAGAGTGGAGGAACAGTTACAAAGTATTCACCAAACAGCTTGCAGCCGACACTTCGGTGCCATGGATGTCTGTTGATGAGCACCACTTGCTGTCGCTGAGGGAGCTTTTGCAGAAATGGGGCTTGGAGGGCTTGTGGAGCGAGGAAGAGGTAAAGGAATTGAGTTTGGTGTGGCATAGGCTTGAGGCGTGGGGGGATGCGGCGGAGGGGGTGGGGTTGTTGAATACGCGATTTGGTGAGTTTGTTGATAACCTTTTTTGCTTGGGCTGGTGTGCGGTTGTTTTGCTGACGTGATGGAATAGCTACTTGTACGCTTTCGAATGGGAATGTGAGGTATAGTTGACATTTGAACTTCCAACACTTTCGCTGCAAGGATTAACACGATCGTCTACACAGTCTACTAGAAGATCTCCGAGAACACAGCAAAATCCCATTCACCCAAATCTTTTCAGCGGAGCTTTTCGGGACATATAAACCCTCGCCTGCGGTTTACCTAGGTGCAGTGGAGAAGCTTGGTTTGCAGCCTAATGATTGTGTGATGGTGGCGGCACATTTGCCAGATCTCAAGGCAGCAAAGGAGAATGGGTTGCGGACTGTTTATGTGGAGCGGGCTGGGGAGGAGGATTGGAGTGAAGAGCAGATTGATGAGGCGAGGGAGGCGGGTTGGGTGGATATTTGGGTTGGGGAGGGGGGAAATAGGGGGTTTATCACGATGGCGGAGAGGTTGGGTATCGATGTCGAGAGTGGGAAGGGTGAGAGGTTGAGTGCTTCAGTTCCTAGTCATATGGGCTGAAGTTGAGTGAACAACTTCAAATCCGCAGATAGAGGCAAAGAAGTGGTCAAAAATACATATTGGTAGTGAATGTTGAATCCGGATAACGGAGAATGATATCAAATCCATAGTCGTAAATCAGCAAATACCCACAAAATCGTTCGTCAACACGTGCATATCACACAGCACTCGTCTCCCTCGCCTCCCTCCTCAACCTACTCTTCTCAATCGCCTCTTCAACCTTTGTCTTCCTCCAACTACAATTCTCGGCAAAATCGCAAATCTGACACTTGAATGCCTCTTCAATCTCCACGCCCTTTGCCTCTCTCCGTCCCTTCCACCAATCCATCTCTTCAGAAAGATACTTTTCAATCATCTCCGAGTCATAAGCCGTGAGCTCCGATCCAATGATATCCCCCGTTTTGGCGTATCGGTACTCTGCTCGAAGTATGTGAGATAGACTAGTCGGTGGCAAAACGGCCTGCATTTCGCTAACGAGCAAGGACCACAAGGAGAGGAGATTTGTATACTTGGAGGCTTCGTCATGAGGACCCATGTCATGGATTTCTTGCAAGAAGACTTCGGTGAAGGGTTCGAGCGGTCGGAGATCGTAGCGGAGAAGGACTGTTTCGGCGTCGACTGTGTTTAGTGAGAGTGACTCGAGGAGTTTGCGGTATATCATTAGTTGCATCCAGGTAGGACGcagtgcagcgcctttggGTAGCGAATTTGCACCTCTTGTCTTTACATCGGCAATGTAGACCTGGCGGTCGGGCTCCAGAGTGGCGTCTTGGGCTTTGGAAGCCTTTGCAAAGGCCTCTGATATACCGATTTGGCCGGGTGGCAAGGGAAGAATACCGCCACTCTTCTCGGCCCTGGACTTCTCGAGCTGTTCCTCAAACTCGGCATCAGGACACTCGTACGATAGTTCGTCGATGACGCCGTTGACGACCTGGCCCTCGATAATACCCCACACTTCCAGCTCGCGCGTCAGGCCAGTCTCACGCAGACACCGTAGACCGGATATGATATTCCAAATACGAAGACCGAAGCGGTCTTCCTTGGTCTCAATCTGTACCTGCACGGTTGTATGTACCTGATCTTCCAGCGTCTGATGTATCTTGGAGCCAGTGCGCATAACCTGCGTCCGCGGTTTACGCCCAAACTTGCTGAGGGTGTAAAAGTACTGCAACTCGCACCATGCTGGCGATATCAAGTCTGTCACGGATAAAGGCTTCTTGGGTTTTGTACGAAAACGCTCAAGTGGTGAACGCGTGTCCTCTTCAGCTACTTTTACGGCTTCGGATTGGGGAAGAGCGCCCTTGGCCTTTGTTGCGGTACGGTAAGAGCGGGTGGGTGAGGGTGTGGATGGCGAGGCAGGGTCTTGCATAGGTACTAATCGCTGTTAGTTGTCAGTCTCTGCAAACGCCTCTTCATCTCATATTTAACAACGTACCACTCCATGCCCGACGCGAGATTTCGTCGTACTCGACTTCCAGCGTCGTTCGCTGCCGCATAGGGAGGCTCTGCGTTTCCCGCTGCACATGGGCATCGACCCTACTCGTACCCTTTGCCACGCGCAGAAGCGCAGGCCTGTGTATCTGCACGAAGCCGTCCACATCCTGCTCTTCGTCTTCTAGTTCGCCCTCTTCAAATTCAACGCTAGGCAAAACGGCTGGTTTCTCAGCAGGCGCTCCCTGATTTATTGTCTCGAAAGCGTCTGCGAGTATGGTATCGTCGTCGATGTCAATGTCAATATCAATGTCGGAACCATAGTCGCTCGGCGTGGCAATAGAGTTAATCTCAATGTCTGAGCCGTACTCGCTCGCACGCTGTGTCAGCTGTGGATTCGGCAAAGCCATGATGCCATGATCTGGCCCGGGGGTGCTGGGTATGCGCGTGGCGACAGTGGGACGCGCTTCGGATGGCGCGCTTTCGCGTATACTCTTGAGGTCATTAGCTAGTATGCCCATCGATGAGTTGTGTTGAAGTACCATACCGACAGGATACTGAAGCGCTTCTTGTACAAATCGGTGCGTGGGTAGTAGTAGTTATTTCGCAAATTGTCGCGTTATCACTGAATGGCTGTGAATGCTATGATGGAGGGGTACACGCGTGATACAAAGCGTTCCATGACATTACTCCATCATTGGACGCGCCTCGGTTGGAAATGGAATTTCCTTTGTTGTACGCTTTTCACGCCTGTCGTCAAAGAACTATGTAGTGTCTATATTTTACATGTGAAGATGCAACAATGTGGTCGGACGGTGTGACATTCTAGCCTCGCACAGATTCTACAGTGCCATTGCGCGCTCAAAGCACAGCATCAAGACCGTGTTTGAAATCCGGCATATCATCCGCGCGCTCGTCCTTCCTAGTCCATCTCACTATGCCCTCCCCGTCTACGGCAAAATTGCCCGCCGTCTGCCACCTGCTGCCGCTCTCTGTAGATCTGACACTGATGCCGTCCTGTTTGAGCTTTGAGACGCCTGATATGCTGCCTAGGACATGCCATAGGCTCGAGGTGCCCAGGCCCCATGCAGCATATGCCTCACGTTCCGCGTCAACCACCATCTGGAGATTGGGTTGCGTGTTCTTGGACGGGTCGGGCAAGGACGCAAGCCATCGGTCCGTAGACTCTTGGTCGCTATGCGAGACGGCTATGAAGTCTATGTCTGGGTGGGCGGGTGCGATTGCGCGTAGGCTTAGGTATGTCTTCTCTGCGACTGTGATGGTGTTAAGGACTGCGTTTGTAGAGGCCCATATTACCGTAGGCGTGATACGTACATGGGCATCCACAGTGCCTGAGGAAAGTGACGATTGTAGGCTTGCCATTACGTGCTGGAATAATCAGCTTGGGTGTTGTAGGCGCTTTCTGGCCAACAGCCGGTGTCTCGGCCGTCTGCACCGCAGGCGGCGACATCCACGACCAGAACTCGCTTTGCCAGGTCATCGTGGGCCCGACGCGTTGCAAATCGAGCAGTAGACGTGCGCAAACATGTCGCACAGTCTACATTTACATGGCCTTGTATTGGTGTCGGCGATGCAGGTTGTGCACTGTAAGAGGCGTCATTGCGGGGTGGGTGGCGGATCGCGACGTTTAGCGGATGCATTAGGCGGTGTACGTATCCTGCAAAAGCCACCCGCATACCATGCTCTTCGCCACTGCCAAACGTACAAGTCAAACATCACAATCAAACAAGGGATAGGCAGTTGAAATAGAAATCTGTTGATTCCGTGGAAAGTCGACAGTGTCCATCACTGATTAACCTGGATATACTACATCTCAGCACACCGCTCGTGTGCACTCATAAACCGAGTTTGAAGACCGTGAACCGTGAAACCCAAACGCCTGAACTAGCCGACCCAAATACCCTTCACCGACCCGAAGAAGTTGTCATGTCGTGTCGATATTGGTGAGAAGCTTAACCGCGCTCACCACGGAGGCGGCGGGCGAGCTGGATGTCCTTGCTCTGGATGGTGACACGCTTGGCGTGGATAGCGCAAAGGTTGGTGTCCTCGAAGAGCGAGACGAGGTAGGCCTCGACCGACTCCTGGAGAGCGCCGATGGCGGACGACTGGAAGCGCAAGTCGGACTTGAAGTCCTGAGCGATCTCACGAACAAGACGCTGGAAGGGCAGCTTGCGGATGAGGAGCTCGGTCGACTTCTGGTAGCGACGGATCTCACGGAGAGCGACGGTACCAGGCTTGTAGCGGTGAGGCTTCTTGACACCACCGGTTGATGGCGCAGACTTGCGAgcggccttggaggcgaGTCTGAGAGCATGTTAGCGACGAtgcgatgatgatgatgatgatgatgatgaggtGCGAAGCTAAGACTTACTGCTTGCGGGGGGCTTTGCCACCGGTGGACTTGCGGGCGGTCTGCTTGGTGCGGGCCATGAtggttgatgttgatgaAAGTGTTGTAGAAAGTGTGGTTGATGGTTATTGTGGTGTTGATGAGATGGGTGGAGATGAGTGGATGAGAGATGGAGGAAGGTGGGTGGGTGCTGCTTATATGGTAATTGGGGGGGGCGGGCGGCAGCTGGAAAATCAATCTTTGTTGCGCTGGTTTGCACGCGCCCCAGGAACACCAAAACTCGCTGCTTTGCTAGGCTGCCAACGCGCACTGCGAACTTCAAACTTGACAAGTGAGCGCGGCTGCCGTCATTGGCTCGCTAGCTGCGCTGCCGAATGGGGAAGGGGCACGGTCGTTGATCTGGAAAGCGCGCCCGTGCGGCGGCGCGACGCATGGAATTGGCGAGGCAGGTGTGTGATCCGGCGCTCCAGAGTGCACGCGCCCCACGCCTCATAAACACGACCATTGCCGCGTCTCCAATACTCCATCATCACATCTCAAACGCGTCTACAACCCTCTACTACTCTCAATCAACTCACCTTCTCCCACCACAACAACTCCCccccaacaacaacaactcTCATCATGACTGGACGCGGCAAGGGCGGAAAGGGTCTCGGAAAGGGTGGCGCCAAGCGTCACCGCAAGATTCTCCGCGACAACATCCAGGGTATCACTAAGCCCGCTATCCGTCGTCTCGCTCGTCGTGGCGGTGTCAAGCGTATCTCAGCCAGTATGTCCATCGCTCCTTCTCCAACATTCCCAAGCTAACCCAACCCAGTGATCTACGAGGAGACTCGCGGTGTTCTCAAGACCTTCCTCGAGGGTGTCATTCGTGACGCCGTCACCTACACTGAGCACGCCAAGCGCAAGACTGTCACTTCTCTCGACGTTGTCTACGCTCTCAAGCGACAAGGCCGCACTCTCTACGGTTTCGGTGGTTAGACGCTTTCTCTTCACGGTTTTCATGTCACGACTTTTGCCGGCTACTTCAGTCCATGGTCGGTTTCGGTGCTTGGTGGGATGGTCATAGCCTTGTACAGTAAAATAAGGCTCGGAGTTACGGTTATATCAGTCGGGTTCTGGTTTGCATGGAATGATACCATAATACTTCAGCTACTTCCCCATTTGCCTTGTGATGTCTTGCTTCTTCTTGTGTATTGTCAACGCCGTGGTCATAGCCATGTTACTCCGCAGTACGCGTCTCTATAACGTGTATGGCGCTAGCGTAGCCGTGTGCCGTATCGATGCCGCTCTCCGTGCTTTCTGCTTTGGTGGTTATGTAATCCGCAATATACTTTTGCAATGGCATCCAGCCATCGATTCATTGTTGTGACGTGACTCATTGATTGTTGCCTAGATAATGACGAGATGACTCACACATTTGCCACAGTCTGGTAGTCTATCCTGATTTCAGGGTCCCGTATGCGTAAATACCCTGCCTGGTACAAGTGAGGAATCCTGCCATTGGGCTCCGGTGATTTGTATAATGAGTTAGTTTTGGTTGTCGGACATTATCGACTGCTGGGAGTTAAGTATCGAGGCTTGTGGTGTGTTTTCATTTGGAGTTGGTTGAAATGCGTCACTCATATGCCTCGCTGGATGTACACGAATTCTCCGCATTCTGGAATTATCATCTAAAACTTGATATACACGGTCTTCCATATGCCAATATCGTGATTCCAACTTTTGAAGTGTTTTGAACAAGTTGTGGTTGTGCTGGGATTTTTTGAAATGTTACGTGTTTGGCTGTAAATGCGAAATATTGTACCAACGCAACTGCAAGTCTCAAGAATATGGCGAACACTTGTTTGAGCTAGATACCAAAACTCATAAATTTGTTTCGAGGAATACATTAGAACAGTTTAATCTTACTAAAAACGCGTGTTAAAATATCTACATCACGTCGCAACGCGTGTTGTGCGGTGGTGAGCTTC from Pyrenophora tritici-repentis strain M4 chromosome 1, whole genome shotgun sequence encodes the following:
- a CDS encoding Acs, Acyl-coenzyme A synthetase-AMP-(fatty) acid ligase gives rise to the protein MAQTHIQDQVYASSISNPEAFWQRQASYLHWHKKPTKAFEKTTKHLKKSNVTHAHWQWFADGEISTTYNCVDRHVADGRGGNVAICWDSPVTGQKEQFTYAQLLQEVETLAGVLREEGVKKGDVVLIYMPMIPAAVFAMLAIARLGAIHAVVFGGFSPAALAQRIEASRPVAIMTASCGIEGAKKPAEYKSMIEGAIRKSSFKPDKTIVWQREQLRWDPVLKEEGQRNWQRLVKSARNRGLKADAVPVKSGDGLYIIYTSGTTGLPKGVVRSAGGHAVGLNLSIKYLFGVHGPGDVMFTASDIGWVVGHSYIVYAPLLAGATTVLFEGKPVGTPDASTFWRVIEDYKVTTMFTAPTALRAIRRDDGENAFFEARGKRGALKTLRALFLAGERSEPSIVQMYQILLAKHCAPGAMVVDNWWSSESGSPISGIALSASSGLDFASQDRPQPLPVKPGSAGKAMPGFDVRVVDDGGNEVKRGEMGNIVMAIPLAPTAFTTLWEDEERFYKGYMKRFNGKWIDTGDAGMMDTEGYISIMARADDVINVAAHRFSTGAIEQAITTHPSIAEAAVVGIPDALKGHLPFAFVTLSTHDHPESAVPDDKLVSEVQRLVREQIGAIASLGGIIQGKSMIPKTRSGKTLRRVLRELIENATHGDFDKEVNVPSTIEDREAVSVARDKVREYFEVRGKGLHKATEARAKL
- a CDS encoding Morph-protein1 domain containing protein encodes the protein MVLQHNSSMGILANDLKSIRESAPSEARPTVATRIPSTPGPDHGIMALPNPQLTQRASEYGSDIEINSIATPSDYGSDIDIDIDIDDDTILADAFETINQGAPAEKPAVLPSVEFEEGELEDEEQDVDGFVQIHRPALLRVAKGTSRVDAHVQRETQSLPMRQRTTLEVEYDEISRRAWSVPMQDPASPSTPSPTRSYRTATKAKGALPQSEAVKVAEEDTRSPLERFRTKPKKPLSVTDLISPAWCELQYFYTLSKFGRKPRTQVMRTGSKIHQTLEDQVHTTVQVQIETKEDRFGLRIWNIISGLRCLRETGLTRELEVWGIIEGQVVNGVIDELSYECPDAEFEEQLEKSRAEKSGGILPLPPGQIGISEAFAKASKAQDATLEPDRQVYIADVKTRGANSLPKGAALRPTWMQLMIYRKLLESLSLNTVDAETVLLRYDLRPLEPFTEVFLQEIHDMGPHDEASKYTNLLSLWSLLVSEMQAVLPPTSLSHILRAEYRYAKTGDIIGSELTAYDSEMIEKYLSEEMDWWKGRREAKGVEIEEAFKCQICDFAENCSWRKTKVEEAIEKSRLRREARETSAV
- a CDS encoding AhpC-TSA-2 domain containing protein, coding for MTWQSEFWSWMSPPAVQTAETPAVGQKAPTTPKLIIPARNGKPTIVTFLRHCGCPFAEKTYLSLRAIAPAHPDIDFIAVSHSDQESTDRWLASLPDPSKNTQPNLQMVVDAEREAYAAWGLGTSSLWHVLGSISGVSKLKQDGISVRSTESGSRWQTAGNFAVDGEGIVRWTRKDERADDMPDFKHGLDAVL
- a CDS encoding HHT1, Histones H3 and H4 — protein: MARTKQTARKSTGGKAPRKQLASKAARKSAPSTGGVKKPHRYKPGTVALREIRRYQKSTELLIRKLPFQRLVREIAQDFKSDLRFQSSAIGALQESVEAYLVSLFEDTNLCAIHAKRVTIQSKDIQLARRLRGERG
- a CDS encoding HHT1, Histones H3 and H4 — translated: MTGRGKGGKGLGKGGAKRHRKILRDNIQGITKPAIRRLARRGGVKRISAMIYEETRGVLKTFLEGVIRDAVTYTEHAKRKTVTSLDVVYALKRQGRTLYGFGG